The genomic DNA TCAGGCTGCCCCACAGCGGGCCGTTGCGCTCCTGCAATCTCGGCAAGGCGAAGCCTCGCCAACCCGGCTCCTCTCCCAGCGGACCGCCGAAGAGGAATGTCATCAGGAAAGCCAGCGGATAGGCGGCGAGCAGAGTGCCGAGGATGGGCTGAAACGACTCCAGGGCGCCCGGCACCACGATCGTGCCCAGGATGATGATGATCGGCACACCGACCAGCAGGAACAGATACCACAGGAGCCCCACACGCCACCGGACGCATCGGCGCAGCAGGTGGACGACGCCGCTCCTGCCCTCCGTCACGCCGGTCATGACGAACGCCGCGACCATGGGCCCGAAGGTCGCGGCGATGATGGCGATCGCCACTGCCGGTTTCGGAATCACCGGGATGATTCCGTGCGTCGAGAGGGCGACGGGTATCTCGATGAGCCATGAGAAGAGGTACGCGATCGTGAAGAACGAGATGAGCGGGTATCGGGCGAGGATGCCGCCTCGAGCGATACCGGACGATGAAACGGGGTTGTCGACGACGCTCATGCTGCGGTCCTCCCAGTCCGGGATAGGCCCGTGGTGACGCGGGCCCGGTGTGTCATGCCTCAGTGTTCCACTCGGGGGCCCGTGCCGCCAGAGGCATATATCGCGCTGCCGCTGACCGCTCGTTCAACTGCACGACCGTTCAACGAGGACAGAGCTCGAACACGTAGCCCTCGTCGCCCGGAGTGACGAGGTTGCGATCACGCAGCACCATCGAGGCCGGCGACCGGTCATCGGCGCACATCTCCGCGAACGATCGGGGCAGGTCGTCGGCGTACTCGATGTCGATGACGTGCTCGCCGTAGACGGCTTCGTAGCCGCCGCACTCCTCATAGACCGCGCACTCCTCGGTCACCGCGAAGTCGAATCCGGCGTGCTCGTGGAGTGCCGGGGCATCTTCGGCCGCGTTCTTCTGCCCGGCGGCCAGGCCGGCGGCATGGGCGGCATCGACGAGCATCGTGGCGAGAGCCAGATTGTTCTCCAGCGTCAGTGCGCCGTGAGAACGCGTGTACGAGTCGAGGTTGTCGAACTCCACGGCATCGAAAC from Microbacterium sp. LWO13-1.2 includes the following:
- a CDS encoding CPBP family intramembrane glutamic endopeptidase, giving the protein MSVVDNPVSSSGIARGGILARYPLISFFTIAYLFSWLIEIPVALSTHGIIPVIPKPAVAIAIIAATFGPMVAAFVMTGVTEGRSGVVHLLRRCVRWRVGLLWYLFLLVGVPIIIILGTIVVPGALESFQPILGTLLAAYPLAFLMTFLFGGPLGEEPGWRGFALPRLQERNGPLWGSLILGVLWALWHFPLFWSGVWTPPTIPNMVMFVVMITALTIMMTWVFNHARGSVLLMMLMHASFNTFANKVGYPLFPAPIFDDYGLLPVLIGFTATALVLIIVTRGRLGYDAYLARDGG
- a CDS encoding endo alpha-1,4 polygalactosaminidase, whose product is MAAVAATGALALAWALTGCSTPPATVTLPPPGALPDYQLGGAYEPEAGVGVVGRDRSASPASGTYSICYVNGFQTQPGEIESWPSDLLLQRDGETVFDPDWPDEALLDTSTAERRQRISDVVVDWVEGCADSGFDAVEFDNLDSYTRSHGALTLENNLALATMLVDAAHAAGLAAGQKNAAEDAPALHEHAGFDFAVTEECAVYEECGGYEAVYGEHVIDIEYADDLPRSFAEMCADDRSPASMVLRDRNLVTPGDEGYVFELCPR